The genomic DNA agatgagGGACATGAGGGAGAACCAGCAAATAAAAGGAGAAGTGGAAATCCTAGGAGTCAAATGAACAAAATGTTTCACAGAGAAGAAGGTGCTCCACTGTGGCAAATGCTGATCAAGGGAGATGAGAGCTGAGAGACGACTGCTGGGGTTGGTAACAAAATGCTGCTACTGATGATCTTGACAAGAGCAAATTTGGTTGACTGTAGTGGGAAAAATCCTGACTGGAGCAGATTCTAGAGAATGGGAGAGAAACTGGAGATAATAAGTTCAAAGTAACACTTTATTTTCACACTCCAGTTAAATGTGAATACTTTTGTCTACTTCAAGAGAAAATTCCCCATATCAAATTATCTTCATAAAAAAATTTACTCTCCATTTAAGAACAACTATCCAAACACAGGAAATCTGTTACTCTGATGAAAGgagagtaagaaaagaaagaggacttTAGGGGAAGAACAGGAATTAAATACCAGTGGAATAAATAATGGTATATTAAAATTCACACACTGCTGAAACTGAACAAAAATGGTTCCAGTTTAGTCATagatatatggaaaataaaaagaagttccAGAACAATTTCTAGTGGAATAGacttttaaacacacacatacacgcacacctGGGCTTCATCACTCAGAGATTCTAAATGAGTAAGTTTGGGCCAAGCCCtgggcattttcattttttgaaagctCCATAGGGGATTACAAAATTTCAGCACTACAGCCCACCTTGGGTTGAGAATCGCTAGAATATAActgtttaaaacacaaaataagccAAAACAACCAGGCTCCTCTAAGAAGTTCAGCAGTAAAATCACtacttcagaaatttttaaaaggacacgTAGTACTAGTAGCAGCAGGGGCTGCGTGCTGCCTGCAGCCGACGATACAGGATTTTCCAACCTACAGTACTTGGAACAATtcactggggacacagagatgacTAAGACATCATTACCCTAAAGGACTCACAGCTGGTCCACAAACTTGCATCGATATTCAGGAAAACAAACACTTATCCTCTACTTTCTTATCTGAATGAATTTAAGTTTCCTATGGAAGATTAAGTAACTTAAGGGGTCAGACAAAATATATGACGGAAATTATCTCTACCAATATCAACTAGTCGATTTCAGAAAAGGATAATCAAGTGAGAGAGATTTAAAACTAACATTCTTATTCACAACTCCAAACAGAAAGGTTGCATTAACTGATGTTTAAGGGAGGCTGAAAGAGACAAGTATCAGAAATAGGATTCAAATTTCTCTTTGAGTTGGATTATTCTAGCACTCACACCAATTTAGACTTTGATACGAAATAAGACTAACAACGTCgattagaaaaatgagaagagaattcTTTTGGTCAAAGAAGGCAGATTTACTATATTAGTTGGTTCACTCATctcttattaaaatgtttttttatgaatttttatttgcaGAAATTTTAAAGGGAAAGTCAACAACACCAGTGCTAAGACAATAACTGAAAAGAAAGTGTTataaacattaagaaaacaaacacacaaaccaGCACTGACTATTCTGAAGATCTGACAACTCTATTATCAAACGTCAAGTTAtacaataataaaactgaaatttacaTCAATTCTCTAAAAGGTTCTTAAGATAGTAGTATTTGAGGCAACGTTTAAAGGATGAAATAATAATGCTGATACCCAGTGAAATCAAACGCACAGCACTAAGGCCAGCACGGCAAACGACCCCAGCTTCAGCATCGTTATTACCTTGTGTGTAGGCAGCATCATCAGATCCCATACTCAACTTCCGTGCTTCACTTATTCTATCCACATGCGCTAAGGCAGGGTCCGTGAGGTGCTGAATATTCTCTGTTTCTACATAATGATCAGGATGATTTAGAAGATTTGCAAGTTCAAAGGTAGGGGACACTACCCCTGGTGAAACTGCAGGGGGTTTATTGGGAGAAACTGTAATTTTGAAAGTATACTTTGTATTGGGTTGAGTGACCACCACTCGAGGAGAGGTTGCAGAGTTATTACCTACTGCTCGACTTTTGGGAGGGTGGTGATGAATAAAGGCAGGACCCATGCTCACTTGCCCGGACATattcctggaggcagcagatgCTCCAGAGTTTGTGGATATGAAGAGGGTGGGCTGATTCCGCATGACCTGCTCATCTCCTGCGGTGGCATTAGCGGAAATATAGACCTTAGGTTGACTACGGGACATCACCTCATCAGTATTTGGGGGACTGGCAGCTATGTAAACAGTGGGCTGATTTCTATTTAAGGTCTGGCTGTTGACTGAAGAGGAACTGCTGGAGGTTCGAGGTCCAGAAGAACGCAATTTTGAAGAATTGTTTCTTTGTGGGGGTTCAAGTTTGATTTCAATCTGGTTTTTTCGAGGTCCTGTTGAAATATTCTGAATGTTATATTGGCTATGAGCAGAAGATTGTGAGCTACCAGATGAATGAATTGTTGGTGGTTGTGGAGTAGTAGGTGAACTGATGGGCATGTAGACATGAGAGGTCTGGTGGCCTTGCTGATTTGGCTGCTGGGCTGAGGTATGTGACAGAGGATTAGATGCAGGATAAGTAGTCCAGGGACCAGGCTGTGAAGGTTGATAGACTTGTTGAGGGTTCATGGGATTAAACTGAGATACCCAGCCAGAATGCTGCTGTGTCTGCCGAGCTGTACCACTAGGAGGCGTAATGTAAGGCCTAATATAGATAGAATTTCCCTGTGGACTGTTAAGTACAGGTGGAGGTACACCATGTATGTGCAAAGATGTAGGAGTATTACGACCAGTCTGGATATTTGGGGCTAACGTTACCATAATGGGATTAAATCTGGGAGTTTGTTGAGAAAGGTTAGATGTTCCTTTGCTGCCTAAGTGAAATCCAAGATGTGGTGTCGAATTTGAAGCACCAGACGTACTGGACATTCCAAAAACATTAAAACCTTGAGGAACTTGAGCTGGTGCTGTCTGTGGCTCCTGCTGAAATAGCTCATTATTGGACTGACCACCTTGAAGTTGTCCATCACTAATGCTGTGCGTTAGAGTCCTACTTCCATtcattctatttccttctcttccatggTGGTAAACATTCTGTGACTGCAAGTCCAAGTTGAGAGAAGTCATGTGATTGCGTAGACCAGAAATTCCAGAATCATCTGAAAAATTCAAGTCTCCTTCACCATAAAGATACCTTGTACTCTCCTGGGAGAGAACTGCACAGCAGGCATCCAGGTTATTATTattctataaaacaaaacaaaaacagcttgACGTTAACAACCAGAAGCTAATGTTTATACTCTCATCACTACTAAGATATTATGTGATTAACAAGTGATTAGTTAATACAATTACAACAGATATATTTGAACCTTCTCATTTGAGAAGAACTACTTTTTATGCAAATGGATGAATTAGAAATCCTCACTACTAATGCAATGTAAAAGTTCTCTGCCTAGCAATAGCTAAGCAAACCAAGTCATTTTGCTGTTTTAGGAactattttatagtaaaatagaTTCATGCAAATACAGTAAAATTACAACCTAATTAACTATGCAATTTGAATGTTGAACAAAATATAACTATTCAACTTATGCATACAATACTgtgtaattaaatattttgcaCATTCAAGCACTATATAAATTCTTTCAAActaatcatcttttaaaaaattatattcgtAGCatttaaacaaaagttaaaggtTTATATTAGAAATTTTGTGGAAGAAACTGTTACAAAAGCAGATTGGGATTAAATAattgaagattttgaaaaatgagtCACACTGGAGTTTGGACTTTAATATAGGCAATGGGGAGAGGCCCTGAACGTAAATGAACAGTGAAGTGAAGACCAAAGGGTGTTTTGGGAAGAGAAGTCTATTGATACTTAagatgaatagaaaaagaaaaattttttgacAAGAAGACCAGTTAGAAGATATGAAATAATAATGTCTGATAGTAGAAACAAATTATGAAAAACTACAAATAGTCAACACAATTTGGCcacaagagggaaagagaattcaAAGAGAGCTGGAGGCTTACGAATATGACAGAAAGCGGACGTTTTTagacataaaaaagatgaataaccAGGTTAAAATGTCTGCAGGTGGGTTTGATATAAGATAAAATCTTAGTAGAGAAAACTGAACTAAAAACGCATCGTGAAGTCTTGTTAAGAAATGACAGTCCACAGTTTGAACAGGTAATGCAAAAGAGAAGGTTAGTGAGCAAGGTTCgatgcttttcctccccaaaccaaTAGTTCAAATTTCTAATGCTATAAAAACCCTTTTACCCTACTCATATTCTGAAttgatatatattaatttttcaaataaaatttaaaaattcaccacAATCTTTATCAACTGATTAATCCTTATTATAGTCAGACGTTATTTTTTGCCAAATCTAATTGGTGCTTTTAGCTTCAAGCTAATTTTATTGCTATTCCTAGTAAATTCTTCTCCCCTCTGAGCCAAAACTCACAAAGACATCATCatcttctcatctcctttctgCCAATCCTCccaaattaaaatgtatgttccCCACCAAATCCAAGTCcacatttccttttgaaaagcTGATACTTATATTTACAAAGTCTTCCTCTCTAATTCTCGAGTGCTCATAAATCCCTTCAATCCTTTATAATCTCTGATTATTTAATATGTTCTAGTCCCGGCTATGCCATAACTCACATGCCCCTAGGTTATTCACCCTCTGCAGACATCATTTTCTTATCAGCAAAACATAAAAGAACTTACAGGGATTTTATAAGGCTGTgatagaataaaaggaaatgtactctttattaaacttttatttcagaaaattttttaaatatgcaaaaatagaaagtaaatatgATAATCTCCCCTATATTTATCATCCATCTTTAACAATACCAATATATGGCAAATCTTTTTTCATCCCATGTGTATGCCCCAGCTACTCCCCCCATCAAGCTAGATCAAGTCtcagatattttgttttcatctgtaaatacttcaacacgtatctttaaaaaaaatagggactttaaaaaaacataaccatAGTGCCATTATCATACCTTAATCAATACTTAATATCACCCAATATCCAAacagtgttaaagtcccctgattgtttcttaaaactctttttaatttaaatcggGAAATAAGCAAGGTCCACATATCTCATTTGGTTGATATGCCTCTTAGGTTTCTTTTAATAATTAACCctcctctcttttaaaaattttctagcCATTTGTTTGTTGAAGTACTTTGTCCAGTAGAATTTCCCATATGGACTGGGTGACTGCACCCCGTGGTGTCAATATCCCCTGTAACTCATTGTGAACTAGCAGTTATATATAGAAGTGTGAGCAGGTGCACATATGAATTGTTGTCAAGACTCTTCAATAGGGTCTATTTCTTATTGCATCACACAAGGAGGCACAACAATGTCTGCCTGTCTTTTTGTGATCTTAAAGCTGAGTGGTGGATTCTGACATTGTTAGCTTGATCCACCTAATGATTTTTAGTAATTACTGATGatcattgttttgaaattttatttcattaggggttgcaaaatggtgatactGGTGATATCCCAATGATAAGATTCTTTCTTCATGTATTAGATGCACTTGTTCCTCAAAGAACTTGCTCTCTTCAACTATTTGGTTAGTCTTTGCACAGAAGAGGCAGgataaataaattctttctttttactggTTTTTAGAATAATGAATTGGTACCTTAGCAACTTCTAAAGGTAACTAAGACATTTTTAGTATCACTATAAATTCCTGTATCTTTAACATTTTGTTGTGTGTCAACCGATTGTGGTCATCATATCCTATCCTTCGGCTAGTGGAAATGACTTCAAGGTGGCTCCTGTGTACACACGACATGAACCCAGTAGTCTTTCACAGCTTCCTTGCTTCCTGATATGACAAGGTGTCCAAGACCATCTTGGAGACTTCCTATCCCAGACCTGGAATCACCTATTTCTCAAGGAAGCCCTGGGTACTTTTAGGGGGAAACTGTAGAGGACTTCCTTAAAGTGTATCAAAAAGGGGaggatgagtttttaaaaagttgacaaTCACTGCTTTTTTGTATATACACAAATCTGCACTCTCTCCAAAGCTATGAAAGCGTCTGAatcattatttccagtttttctttcatttttccccaaGCTTCTTGCACAGACACAGAGACTATAGATAACATCAAAGTATACACTATGATCATCTTTCTCAAACTCTGATTCATTTGCTCCTTCAAGCAGTATTTACGGAGCATCCATTAGACAAGTATAAAGGAATACAATTGCTGCTTTAAAGACTCTCACAGTGCAGTAGAGTACATCTACGTGTTCACAAATATAATGCAGAATGGTAGGTGTTTTAAGAGAAATATGGATAAGGACTATGGGTGGAGGTCATCTGAGAAGGCTTCAACAAAGGATACGGTACGTAAACACTAAGTCTTACAAATACTGAATAAACAATATTTAATGCATTACTTTGGAAAGAGCAATTTTAAACTTACAGATTCAATCatcatattaagaaaattaaaaaataatgaaaaattcagctaaaaaagaaaaaactcaaagcGTCAGCTATGCAACATTTTCACATTATTCTAAGATTTAATTACCAAATATAAGTAAATGTTAAAGATATGAATTACAACTGCTGACGATatagctatctttttttttttttttttttaaggattttagttttcctttttctccaaaagccccctggtacatagttgtgtatttcagttgtgggtccttccagttgtggcacatgggacgccgcctcagcatggcctgatgagcggtgtcatgtctgcgcccagaattcgaactggtgaaaccctgggccgccaaagcagagtgcgtgaactcaaccactcggccacagagccggcccctcaatATAGCTATCTTAGAGAACCTCCAGCACAAGGAAATGATGTGAGTAGTTCCAAATGAAGGGATCTGAGCAGTAAAGTCAAGAAGAGAACAGAGTATAGATACTTCTGTTCTCCTCCTAAGAAGGAAGATGGTTAAGAATACGTATACAAAGTAGCAGCGTGGCAAGATCCTTTAACTactaatttcttatattttgtattcTATGTTTTTTTTCATCTAGAAAAGTTCTGAACCAGTGTACTATAGGGAGGATCTCTctagagaaaagacagaagcCTACCCAATTGAAAAAGGGAGACCAGCTCCCAAAAGAAAGGCTATCACCAAATCAGAGATGTCTATACTTACATTTGGAGGTAGCTTAATTTGCctttacagtttaaaaatatttctcccaaTTCGGGAAGACTTACACCCTTCTTTTATCCCCAGAGGAGCCCTCCTCATTCCTTTCTTGTCAAATTTCTTGTTATATCAGCTAAAAAGCACATTACTTGGATGTCCAGACTGATTATCAACTCAGTTTAAAACGGTGTGGTCTGCCTCATGGATAATTTACAAGCAAAACATTTTAGTCATCACTAGGTGCTGGGAAGCACACCGCAGGATTTGTTCTTGTGAAATCAGATTAACATTGTGAAGACAATATTACTGGGTGcccaaaagaaattcaaaatcatctattttctatttcttggtaaagttgaaaacatgttttttttttttttaaatagacaatgCATTTACACAgatcaaaacaatataaaaagatatttgtttTGAGAAGTCTCACTCCCATCTCCATCCCCATCTTGCCTGTTCCCTCTTGCCCACTATGAATAACCATAACcatcttttattaattttgtttttaatccttcCAGTACTTCTTTATGGAAACAGGAGCAAATACACATACATGTGTATCTTTATTCCCCCTGCCCTCAACTATATATActgttctgtgttttgttttcttaacttaaTACATGCTGAAGATCATACTGTAAGGGTATGCAgagttctttattttatgaaaatattttaaataattctataaagggctttatattttattcccAGTTAAGATATTTCAAAATCTCTACAGCTGGGCTATCAAGAAAGTGTTCTGGACAGTTCTTTCAATACCAGGtcttaacaaaattttactgaagagcctacaatatttttttctatttttcaatgaCTCACTAAAGACTCTCAGTATACGTCTTATTTTATCAGAAAATTCTATTTGAAAAGTTAGGAGAGGTACCTGAGTTCTAAGGGGAGACACCTTCCTCCCAGTATCTCTGCTCCTCCCCATAATTTCTTTAGCTTCTGACTCCACCCTcactttttctttgctctttcattttttt from Equus quagga isolate Etosha38 chromosome 8, UCLA_HA_Equagga_1.0, whole genome shotgun sequence includes the following:
- the TAB2 gene encoding TGF-beta-activated kinase 1 and MAP3K7-binding protein 2 isoform X2 → MNGSRTLTHSISDGQLQGGQSNNELFQQEPQTAPAQVPQGFNVFGMSSTSGASNSTPHLGFHLGSKGTSNLSQQTPRFNPIMVTLAPNIQTGRNTPTSLHIHGVPPPVLNSPQGNSIYIRPYITPPSGTARQTQQHSGWVSQFNPMNPQQVYQPSQPGPWTTYPASNPLSHTSAQQPNQQGHQTSHVYMPISSPTTPQPPTIHSSGSSQSSAHSQYNIQNISTGPRKNQIEIKLEPPQRNNSSKLRSSGPRTSSSSSSVNSQTLNRNQPTVYIAASPPNTDEVMSRSQPKVYISANATAGDEQVMRNQPTLFISTNSGASAASRNMSGQVSMGPAFIHHHPPKSRAVGNNSATSPRVVVTQPNTKYTFKITVSPNKPPAVSPGVVSPTFELANLLNHPDHYVETENIQHLTDPALAHVDRISEARKLSMGSDDAAYTQALLVHQKARMERLQRELEIQKKKLDKLKSEVNEMENNLTRRRLKRSNSISQIPSLEEMQQLRSCNRQLQIDIDCLTKEIDLFQARGPHFNPSAIHNFYDNIGFVGPVPPKPKDQRSTIKTPKTQDTEDDEGAQWNCTACTFLNHPALIRCEQCEMPRHF
- the TAB2 gene encoding TGF-beta-activated kinase 1 and MAP3K7-binding protein 2 isoform X1; amino-acid sequence: MAQGSHQIDFQVLHDLRQKFPEVPEVVVSRCMLQNNNNLDACCAVLSQESTRYLYGEGDLNFSDDSGISGLRNHMTSLNLDLQSQNVYHHGREGNRMNGSRTLTHSISDGQLQGGQSNNELFQQEPQTAPAQVPQGFNVFGMSSTSGASNSTPHLGFHLGSKGTSNLSQQTPRFNPIMVTLAPNIQTGRNTPTSLHIHGVPPPVLNSPQGNSIYIRPYITPPSGTARQTQQHSGWVSQFNPMNPQQVYQPSQPGPWTTYPASNPLSHTSAQQPNQQGHQTSHVYMPISSPTTPQPPTIHSSGSSQSSAHSQYNIQNISTGPRKNQIEIKLEPPQRNNSSKLRSSGPRTSSSSSSVNSQTLNRNQPTVYIAASPPNTDEVMSRSQPKVYISANATAGDEQVMRNQPTLFISTNSGASAASRNMSGQVSMGPAFIHHHPPKSRAVGNNSATSPRVVVTQPNTKYTFKITVSPNKPPAVSPGVVSPTFELANLLNHPDHYVETENIQHLTDPALAHVDRISEARKLSMGSDDAAYTQALLVHQKARMERLQRELEIQKKKLDKLKSEVNEMENNLTRRRLKRSNSISQIPSLEEMQQLRSCNRQLQIDIDCLTKEIDLFQARGPHFNPSAIHNFYDNIGFVGPVPPKPKDQRSTIKTPKTQDTEDDEGAQWNCTACTFLNHPALIRCEQCEMPRHF